In Plasmodium falciparum 3D7 genome assembly, chromosome: 13, the following are encoded in one genomic region:
- a CDS encoding DNA repair protein RAD5, putative, giving the protein MTSSNYFKNDSKVYKESDKISNYNYDSDVIEIISLNDNDTINSNTQNSSYFSKDVKKNIEYNKNKEMSSDIEIIEDIGNYKYEKIKLEKLKEHQLNSKKAEFIRNKGVYFEYYLGCIETESIILSSEVCEIKDDKNVIISYEISPKSTKRSYSPMYTLKINNNYDISNDYIRIIGRNIPMNNKKVKKKKVSNNKKKNSASSNDGYNEQNYDTNKIISADQKFVEYDKCKSEVLKDIYEGYSCIRIKHNNRDISKLKSNLSKTLSVLLVLNAIRIEIKLEKISQSELKFGGSLKTFVHVILYPDAFKIDSHKFHEYNSLIKYSVNNMFKELKIIPLRLAKNIDEETLETYNVNKDELLKSVSPLKSIIINYNNKNDQVMNKSGETSTGFCTPHKALGYIESKKTIDITNLSGTKEEEEIIDSLSENEIEEKNEEATNLVFVEEKFRGGYLLEDFEEIYPNEYYFKPMLKTYQAEGVWWMYTRENPPEYTKKLERQKSNINEIIIDDVIKIPTQKNDIVIKSREEIYKNVNNQRKVINIVDITNICKNENYEQKFKGKLENDKLEIKDENIKCDLKVKGETENFETNIKNEHLYIKTEGKEEISNDTIKCKETMDNVKLEESSDYENADDDIRNREPLNPLWEEHAFIPNIKIYEKDKLVCILKYFYVNKLTGAFSLTYPQFVPPFRGGILADEMGLGKTIQSIGLITHDIYHNKLYSKNNNLENKKNFTYLIENTIKGVHFKRGGTLVIAPLALIYQWKEEIERHTKEGFVTCYIYYGTSKDISSEELSGYSVVLTTYSTLVSEYKNTLNKKFSNKAENNNNSTYTNKESFFKDVSSSTTKKKMNNFFMKTVLNSGNKNNDNIFFFDKKKTNTMLYNMKEYPLYNITWRRIIIDEAHVIKNKNSIQSVAVWKLRGERNWCLTGTPIQNSIFDIFPLFRFLGIKPYGTIEWWNKEIVDYVNKNKLNLALDVVRKISSPILLRRTKKSKTKNGNSIISLPKKNIHLEKLEFSLEEEDFYRAIFYRSKTKFDTYMHDGNVLSHYSHVLQLLLRLRQCCSHPLLLFSKPFFEEWNKDDMNDALKNKTDKEDNGDDLKKSEYMNNTDVKKVFKSENNKMDEEIEYNNPSFSKVDHSNENNIGNNLIYNFILGSTKSKNIDDDYSKELEILKNGNVMQCCICLEDATYPLISKCLHIMCKKCADDYFHLTQIADKKCPQCDNYISLKSLKTLQENKSPLDELLKKMKKDNFVYSTKLKKLFEHVQNDMQNELHIVVFSQWIGFLKIIEKLLNLYNIANKIYDGSLTFEQRKATLNWFNIQKGKIYQPGVGFIKPSYVIPVENFAGKVLLCSLKAGGVGLNLTVSSKVYLMDLWWNPAIEDQAFERVHRIGQLKEVNIYKFVLEKTVEERILQIHQSKQYTANQILTQEGNKLNTEMNMVPQKLGMDDFILMFKDWNTDE; this is encoded by the exons atgactagttcaaattattttaaaaatgatagcAAGGTCTATAAAGAATCTGATAAAATATCAAACTATAATTATGACAGTGATGTGATAGAAATAATTAGtttaaatgataatgatacaATTAATAGTAATACTCAAAATTCAAGTTATTTTTCGAAGGAtgttaaaaagaatatagaatataataaaaacaaggAAATGTCTAGCGACA TTGAAATTATTGAAGACATAggtaattataaatatgaaaaaataaaactggAAAAGTTAAAAGAACATCAATTAAATTCTAAGAAAGCAGaatttattagaaataaaggagtttattttgaatattaCCTTGGTTGTATAGAAACAGAatctattattttatcaaGTGAAGTATGTGAAATTAAAGATGATAAGAATGTTATAATAAGTTACGAAATATCCCCTAAGTCTACAAAAAGGTCCTATTCACCTATGTatacattaaaaataaataataattatgatatatccAATGATTATATTAGAATTATAGGTAGAAATATACCtatgaataataagaaagtgaaaaaaaaaaaagtgtcaaacaataaaaaaaaaaattccgcTTCTAGTAATGATGGCTATAATGAACAGAATTATGATacgaacaaaataatatctGCAGATCAAAAATTTGTTGAATATGACAAATGTAAAAGTGAAgtattaaaagatatatatgaagGTTATTCATGTATAAGAATCAAACATAATAATAGAGATAtatcaaaattaaaaagtaatTTATCTAAAACCTTATCTGTTCTTTTAGTATTAAATGCTATAAgaatagaaataaaattagaaaagATATCTCAGAGTGAATTAAAATTTGGTGGTAGCTTAAAAACCTTTGTTCatgttattttatatccTGATGCTTTTAAAATTGATTCACATAAATTTCatgaatataattctttaattaaatatagtgtaaataatatgtttaagGAGTTAAAAATAATTCCTTTACGTTTAGCTAAGAATATCGATGAGGAGACATTAGAAACTTATAACGTAAATAAGGATGAATTACTTAAATCAGTTAGTCCTTTGAAaagtataattattaattataataataaaaatgatcagGTTATGAATAAATCGGGGGAAACTTCTACGGGTTTCTGTACGCCTCACAAAGCTTTAGGATATATTGAGTCGAAAAAAACTATTg ATATAACAAATTTGTCAGGTAccaaagaagaagaagaaataatagACAGCTTAAGTGAAAATGAAatcgaagaaaaaaatgaagaagccACTAATTTAGTTTTTGTTGAAGAAAAATTTAGAGGTGGGTATTTACTAGAAGACTTTGAAGAAATTTATCCTAacgaatattattttaagcCTATGTTAAAAACATATCAAGCAGAAGGGGTGTGGTGGATGTATACAAGGGAAAACCCACCTGAATATACTAAAAAGTTGGAACGacaaaaaagtaatataaatgaaattataatagatgatgttataaaaataccaacacaaaaaaatgatattgttattaagagtagagaagaaatatataaaaatgttaataaccaaagaaaagtaataaatattgtggatattacaaatatatgtaaaaatgaaaattacgAACAAAAATTTAAAGGTAAATTGGAAAATGATAAACTTGAGATTAAAGATGAAAACATAAAATGTGATCTTAAAGTTAAGGGTGAAACAGAAAATTTTGAAACGAATATAAAGAATGAacatttgtatataaaaacgGAAGGTAAAGAAGAAATTAGTAATGATACGATAAAATGTAAAGAAACTATGGATAATGTAAAATTAGAAGAAAGTAGTGATTATGAAAATGCAGATGATGACATACGGAATAGAGAACCGTTGAACCCATTATGGGAAGAACATGCATTTATTCCTAAcatcaaaatatatgaaaaagataaacTTGTGTGTAttctaaaatatttttatgtgaaTAAATTAACAGGAGCCTTTTCATTAACGTATCCTCAGTTTGTACCACCATTCAGAGGGGGTATATTAGCAGACGAAATGGGATTAGGTAAAACTATTCAAAGTATAGGTTTAATTACCCatgatatatatcataataaattatatagtaaaaataataatttagaaaataaaaaaaatttcacaTATTTAATTGAAAATACTATAAAAGGAGTACATTTTAAAAGGGGAGGTACATTGGTTATTGCACCCCTAGCTTTAATATATCAATGGAAAGAAGAAATCGAAAGACATACCAAAGAAGGTTTCGTTacatgttatatttattatggtACTTCTAAAGATATTAGTAGCGAAGAATTATCTGGATATTCTGTAGTATTAACAACATATTCTACTTTAGTTtctgaatataaaaatacgcttaataaaaaattctcAAATAAAgctgaaaataataataatagtacatatacaaataaagaatcattttttaaagatgTATCAAGTAGTACTacgaaaaaaaagatgaacaACTTTTTTATGAAAACTGTGTTAAATAgtggtaataaaaataatgataatatatttttttttgataaaaaaaagactAATACAATgctatataatatgaaagaatatcctttatataatattacatggAGAAGAATAATAATTGATGAGGCTCATGttattaagaataaaaattcgATTCAATCAGTTGCAGTGTGGAAATTAAGAGGAGAAAGAAATTGGTGTTTAACTGGAACACCAATACAAAATTctatatttgatatatttccTCTTTTTCGATTTTTAGGAATAAAACCATATGGTACTATTGAATGGTGGAATAAAGAAATTGTAGATTAtgtaaataagaataaattaaatttagcTTTAGATGTTGTTCGAAAGATTTCCTCACCTATATTATTAAGAAGAACCAAAAAATccaaaacaaaaaatggtAATTCTATAATATCCTtgccaaaaaaaaatatacatttagaAAAATTAGAATTTTCATTAGAAGAAGAAGATTTTTATAGAGCCATTTTTTATAGAAGCAAAACCAAATTTGATACTTATATGCATGATGGAAATGTCTTAAGTCATTATTCTCATGTTTTACAACTTTTATTAAGGTTAAGACAATGTTGTTCTCATCCTTTGTTGTTATTTTCCAAGCCATTTTTTGAGGAATGGAATAAAGATGATATGAACGAtgctttaaaaaataaaactgaTAAGGAAGACAACGGTGACGATCTAAAAAAAAgtgaatatatgaataatacagACGTGAAGAAGGTATTTAAAAGTGAAAACAATAAAATGGATGAAGAAATTGAATACAATAATCCAAGTTTTAGTAAAGTAGATCATTCCAATGAGAATAATATaggaaataatttaatatataattttatcttAGGATCAACcaaatcaaaaaatatagatgatGATTATTCAAAGGAACTTGAAATCTTAAAAAATGGTAATGTCATGCAATGTTGTATTTGTTTAGAAGATGCTACATATCCCTTAATTAGTAAATGTTTGCATATTATGTGTAAAAAATGTGCAGACGATTATTTCCATTTAACTCAAATAGCAGATAAAAAATGTCCACAAtgtgataattatataagttTAAAATCATTAAAAACTTTGCAAGAAAACAAATCTCCTTTGgatgaattattaaaaaaaatgaaaaaagataATTTCGTATATTCAACAAAgttaaaaaaattgtttGAACATGTTCAAAATGATATGCAAAATGAATTACATATTGTTGTCTTTTCACAATGGATAGGATTTCTTAAAATTATAGAAAAGTTATTAAACCTATATAATATagcaaataaaatatatgatggtTCATTGACCTTTGAACAAAGAAAAGCAACATTAAATTGGTTCAATATACAAAAGGGCAAAATATATCAACCAGGCGTAGGATTTATTAAACCATCTTATGTTATACCTGTAGAAAATTTTGCTGGAAAAGTTTTGTTATGTTCATTAAAAGCTGGAGGTGTGGGATTGAATTTAACTGTATCATCAAAAGTATATTTAATGGATTTATGGTGGAATCCAGCTATAGAAGATCAAGCATTTGAAAGAGTACATAGAATAGGACAATTAAAAGaagttaatatttataaatttgttttaGAAAAAACAGTAGAAGAAAGAATTTTACAAATACATCAAAGTAAACAATATACAGCTAACCAAATTTTGACCCAAGAGggaaataaattaaatactGAAATGAATATGGTACCGCAGAAATTAGGAATGGATGACTTTATATTAATGTTCAAAGATTGGAATACAGATGAATAA
- a CDS encoding tRNA guanosine-2'-O-methyltransferase, putative has translation MPYLIWFSSHNKYDDCKISELNSLLEIYGYGKEYDKKGKEKGKEKENDREKKEEYNMNQIELFETVKKSCDRKNREWEEKFKISRMITNKFRNEVFLKINISEEDLWVNVISRSVLIKGVIELWSEGNSYNEILKELLLKKDLFEKTLKDKKWCFCFNSYGKIINQEEKVDKMNFFKILLEPYTNIDLMNPQVQIGLIEEYEQESNHSHILKRVYFGKCIALRRNQYMNNINKLKNDHKIIGKPKIAWWTSYALNKRPILGPTTTDNDLAFIMCNIAKIKKGDIVLDPFVGSGGLLITSSIFGAICIGNDIDIRLLKGYKLSYLNPHMKHKSNNKSIFENFLYYNLNIPEIIVSDNSNPTWNFFHKPWVDAIITDPPYGNRATVRICVNNNVEMNNVQNRDILPICVENEQSINEYNNNNLCSSEEKLKKKEKNISNAKTITYNCTSAVKDLLNIASNVLVDNGMLVFLFPVQLDTIQEEINILKHSDFYLISYDLQTFTPITGRLIVSMQRKARKV, from the coding sequence atgcCTTATCTCATTTGGTTTAGTAGTCATAACAAATATGATGACTGTAAAATTAGTGAATTAAATTCTTTGTTGGAAATCTACGGATATGGAAAGGAGTACGATAAAAagggaaaagaaaaaggaaaggaaaaagaaaatgatagaGAGAAGAaggaagaatataatatgaatcaGATAGAATTATTCGAAACAGTAAAAAAAAGCTGTGATAGAAAAAATAGAGAATGGGAAGAGAAATTTAAGATTAGTAGGATGATTACAAATAAGTTTAGAAATGAGgtatttcttaaaataaatatatcagaAGAAGATTTATGGGTAAATGTAATATCAAGGAGTGTTTTAATAAAAGGTGTTATTGAATTATGGAGTGAAGGGAAttcatataatgaaatattaaaagaattattattaaaaaaagatttatttgaaaaaacaTTGAAAGATAAGAAATGgtgtttttgttttaattcatatggaaaaataattaatcaagaagaaaaagtagacaaaatgaatttttttaaaatattattagaaccatatacaaatattgaTTTAATGAATCCCCAAGTACAAATTGGATTAATTGAGGAATATGAACAAGAAAGTAATCATTcccatattttaaaaagagTGTATTTTGGAAAATGTATTGCACTTCGTAGAAAtcaatatatgaataatataaataaattaaaaaatgatcataaaataattggAAAACCAAAAATAGCTTGGTGGACTTCATATGCATTAAATAAAAGACCAATATTAGGACCGACTACAACAGATAATGATTTAGCATTTATTATGTGTAATAtagcaaaaataaaaaaaggtgATATTGTATTAGATCCTTTTGTTGGTTCAGGTGGTTTATTAATAACAAGTTCGATTTTTGGTGCTATATGTATTGGTAATGATATTGATATAAGATTATTAAAAGGCTATAAATTATCTTATTTAAATCCTCATATGAAGcataaaagtaataataaatcaatatttgaaaattttttatattataatttaaatataccaGAAATTATTGTATCTGATAATTCAAATCCTACTTGGAACTTTTTTCATAAGCCATGGGTTGATGCTATAATTACAGATCCACCATATGGAAATAGAGCAACTGTAAGGATatgtgtaaataataatgtagaaATGAATAATGTGCAAAATAGGGATATATTACCTATATGTGTAGAAAATGAACAAagtataaatgaatataataataataatttatgtagtagtgaagaaaaattaaaaaagaaagaaaaaaatatttcaaatgCAAAAACTATTACATATAATTGTACTTCAGCTGTAaaagatttattaaatattgcATCAAATGTTCTAGTTGATAATGGTATGTTAGTTTTTTTGTTTCCTGTACAATTAGATACAATacaagaagaaataaatattttaaaacattctgatttttatttaatttcttATGATTTGCAAACATTTACTCCCATTACAGGAAGACTAATAGTATCAATGCAGAGAAAGGCAAGAAAGGTATAA
- a CDS encoding phosphoethanolamine N-methyltransferase → MTLIENLNSDKTFLENNQYTDEGVKVYEFIFGENYISSGGLEATKKILSDIELNENSKVLDIGSGLGGGCMYINEKYGAHTHGIDICSNIVNMANERVSGNNKIIFEANDILTKEFPENNFDLIYSRDAILHLSLENKNKLFQKCYKWLKPTGTLLITDYCATEKENWDDEFKEYVKQRKYTLITVEEYADILTACNFKNVVSKDLSDYWNQLLEVEHKYLHENKEEFLKLFSEKKFISLDDGWSRKIKDSKRKMQRWGYFKATKN, encoded by the exons ATGACTTTGATTGAAAACTTAAACTCTGATAAAACATTCCTGGAAAATAATCAATATACGGATGAAG gtGTAAAGGTTTACGAGTTCATTTTTGGAGa aaattatatatcatcCGGAGGTTTGGAAGCTACCAAAAAAATCTTGAGCGATATTGAACTTAATGAAAATTCGAAAGTTTTag ATATCGGATCTGGTTTAGGAGGTGGTTGTATGTATATCAATGAGAAATACGGAGCACATACTCACGGTATAGATATATGTTCTAATATTGTAAATATGGCTAATGAAAGAGTTAGTGgaaataacaaaattattttcgaagctaatgatatattaacaaaagaATTTCCTGAGAATAATTTTGATTTAATTTATAGTAGAGATGCAATATTACATTTATCTCtcgaaaataaaaataaattattccaGAAATGCTACAAGTGGTTAAAACCAACAGGTACCTTATTAATTACTGATTATTGTGCaacagaaaaagaaaattggGATGATGAATTTAAAGAATATGTAAAACAAAGGAAATATACCTTAATAACTGTTGAAGAATATGCTGATATTCTTACTGCTTgcaattttaaaaatgttgtATCAAAAGATTTAAGTGATTATTGGAATCAATTATTAGAAGTagaacataaatatttacatgaaaataaagaagaatttttaaaattgttTTCAGAAAAGAAATTTATTAGTCTTGATGATGGCTGGTCcagaaaaattaaagataGCAAGAGGAAAATGCAAAGATGGGGTTATTTTAAGGCCaccaaaaattaa
- a CDS encoding CDT1-like protein, putative gives MNNIKDKRIKKQIQKRTKLYNTKKEEKNMEISSTKLKEIRMNAQSDIIDDDMLTPRAFDRTKKSMGAKGFVMNISENNESKNEDLKKDEIINNNLNNKMLKNNQSNENNGFNNNNDNNNDNNNNNNNNNRYNGILNNDERHNYEYNHNKNMMSPNKRNIPDCNNSTTDNSRYINCDNDNYNYSMKQNVSSFMNAGWQTPKKSNVGSYYTGIDHPSTLKKYKTPCEKDMLEPDESLIGNKCITINNYVNPPKYINNLVTPSKFPLSGENDDFMSYEDFKGLFKHNACLISEYEYNNDKSSTSLLDNCSKQYLEELNDNNQNNAWPKKKDNYSSPQKSNTILQCSNNIISSNNNNNNNNNNNNNNYGNFNNNKDSPRSKKKRFDAHKNISTRKILNIVVSNGKRKEDHNEDSYNNSIHNNIMKKRKVNSSSEKSDPCDLDSIDYEVNPVLKTDIKKDKNNNLEIKNDVAKNTNVEIDNSAEKNKEGEKNKHVQININNNKIALNDDESNNKSVNEMIKEKHNPLKIKYEGYSSDLNVIFNKETGTPYQLIAMYRNLLVVISRRNQKNEPVFFQIVKPEVRVLNNSISFTQELIKQLAWIAPNLIQLNKVTITKEVFESNQRYYPEFVTGKKIEDIQIREHTDNCDNLYKYSNEEKLEMLKRIIINWVNKKHNEFLENLNPNFYLAKYSQLKKWHSNFNYEEIVFPSVTLEENKVLAHLARTPQESNADDFIVIQDSPIKCATNDLRKNGTFLQDMEKEKTRTPLGKNRRRGSTYLGAIGAYNNSNNNNNQTEDSPSKKKETKNMKNIREEANKKKIIKEIKMEIDKEFDELLDQKKKLENALWIAEIIHDSFIVQGTHTVIEIQTFAKKLSDKYKSNKDFLMDQNYIAQIIELLPQYINDIHIKPGMMNKNKKNLSVKSKKNLYNFLEPLSNEINTLNKKYQELKNNKENKLIDLWKNYNVQYELTENIKKYFSNPGSVSLADI, from the coding sequence ATGAATAACATAAAAGATAAACGTATAAAGAAACAAATACAAAAAAGAaccaaattatataatactaaaaaggaagaaaaaaatatggagATATCATCTACCAAACTTAAAGAAATCCGCATGAATGCACAAAGTGATATTATAGATGATGATATGCTAACACCCAGAGCTTTTgatagaacaaaaaaaagtatgGGAGCAAAAGGTTTCGTAATGAATATATCGGAAAATAACGAATCAAAGAACGAAGACCTAAAGAaagatgaaataataaataataatttaaacaataaaatgttaaaaaataatcaatCAAATGAGAATAATggatttaataataataatgataataataatgataataataataataataataataataatagataCAATGGAATATTAAATAACGATGAAAGAcataattatgaatataatcataataaaaatatgatgagTCCTAACAAAAGGAATATTCCTGATTGTAATAATAGTACTACTGATAATAGtagatatataaattgtgataatgataattataattattcaatGAAACAAAATGTATCCTCTTTTATGAATGCAGGATGGCAAACTCCTAAAAAAAGTAATGTGGGTTCGTATTACACCGGTATAGATCATCCATcaactttaaaaaaatataaaactcCTTGTGAAAAAGATATGTTAGAACCCGATGAGAGTTTAATAGGGAATAAATGTATAACTATCAATAATTATGTGAATCCAcccaaatatattaataatttagtAACACCTAGTAAATTCCCTTTATCGGGTGAAAATGATGATTTTATGTCATATGAAGATTTTAAGGGATTATTTAAACACAATGCTTGTTTAATAAGTGAATacgaatataataatgataaatcaTCCACCTCATTATTGGATAATTGTAGTAAACAATACCTTGAAgaattaaatgataataatcaaaataatgcttggccaaaaaaaaaagataactACTCATCTCCACAAAAAAGTAATACTATTCTACaatgtagtaataatataattagtagtaataataataataataataataataataataataacaataattatggtaactttaataataataaggattCTCCTAGaagtaagaaaaaaagatTCGATGCACACAAAAATATTAGCACcaggaaaatattaaatattgtaGTTTCCAATGGGAAAAGAAAGGAAGACCATAATGAAGATTCTTATAATAACagtattcataataatatcatgaaaaaaagaaaggttAATTCCTCAAGTGAAAAAAGTGATCCATGTGATCTCGATTCAATCGATTATGAAGTAAATCCTGTTCTCAAAACAGACATTaagaaagataaaaataataatcttgAAATAAAGAATGATGTAGCAAAAAATACAAACGTTGAAATAGATAATAGtgcagaaaaaaataaagagggggaaaaaaataaacatgttcaaataaatattaataataataaaatagcaCTAAATGATGACGAATCTAATAACAAATCTGTTAATGAAatgataaaagaaaaacacaatccattaaaaataaaatatgaaggaTATTCTAGCGATttaaatgttatatttaataaggaAACAGGTACCCCATATCAATTAATAGCCATGTATAGAAATTTGTTAGTTGTAATATCAAGACGTAATCAGAAGAATGAACCCGTTTTCTTTCAGATAGTAAAACCAGAAGTTCGAGTGTTAAATAATAGCATATCGTTTACACAAGAATTGATAAAACAATTAGCATGGATAGCTCCTAATTTAATTCAATTAAATAAGGTAACGATAACGAAAGAAGTATTTGAATCTAATCAAAGATATTATCCAGAATTTGTCAcaggaaaaaaaattgaagacATACAAATTAGAGAACATACAGATAATTGTGATaatctatataaatatagtaatgaagaaaaattagAAATGCTTAAAAGAATCATAATTAATTGGGTAAATAAGAAACATAATGAATTTTTAGAAAATTTAAAtccaaatttttatttagcAAAATATTCACAACTAAAAAAATGGCACTCCAATTTTAATTATGAAGAAATTGTATTTCCTTCAGTTACTCTGGAAGAGAATAAAGTTCTCGCACATTTAGCTCGAACACCTCAAGAAAGTAATGCTGATGATTTTATTGTAATACAAGATAGTCCTATTAAATGTGCAACCAATGATTTAAGAAAGAATGGAACATTTTTACAAGATATGGAAAAGGAAAAGACAAGAACACCTTTAGGAAAAAATCGTAGAAGAGGTTCTACATATTTAGGTGCCATAGgtgcatataataatagtaataataataacaaccaAACGGAAGATTCTCcttctaaaaaaaaagaaacaaaaaatatgaaaaatattagagAAGAAgcaaataagaaaaaaattattaaagaaataaaaatggaaattGATAAAGAATTTGATGAATTATTAgatcaaaagaaaaaattagaaaatgcTTTATGGATTGCTGAAATTATACATGATTCTTTTATAGTTCAAGGTACTCATACCGTTATTGAAATTCAAACCTTtgcaaaaaaattatcagataaatataaaagtaataaagATTTTCTAATGGATCAAAATTATATTGCACAAATAATAGAATTATTACCacaatatattaatgatatacaTATCAAACCTGGTAtgatgaataaaaataaaaaaaatctttCTGTAAAATCTAAGAAAAATCTTTACAATTTTCTAGAACCACTTTCGAATGAAATAAACAcacttaataaaaaatatcaagaattaaaaaataataaagaaaacaaaTTAATAGATCTTTGGAAAAATTATAACGTTCAATATGAACTTACCGAgaacattaaaaaatatttttcaaatccCGGATCTGTAAGTTTAGCTGATATATGA